In the Acropora muricata isolate sample 2 chromosome 10, ASM3666990v1, whole genome shotgun sequence genome, one interval contains:
- the LOC136931619 gene encoding uncharacterized protein — protein sequence MATARDAKKRRALAALILVDLFEEEGQKNVARKRNRVFWTRDWIKRRRTRGVYHQLVKELELEDEVAYTEYFRVNGQKFRFLVDSVGYAIKKKDTLMRESIRPDERIAVTLRCLATGETFKSLEYSFRISRTCISSIVVETCQAIFDILGPRYLNTPSSQEEWESVAQRFESRWNFPNGIGALDGKRILIQQPQNSGSRYYDYKGHSSIILMAVFGGDYECLWADVGANGRASDGGVWQRSDLKSLLSSEANPLNLPDARPLPGRVMPVPYVLTGDDAFALTDYLLKPYPQSKMTVEERIFNYRLSRMRRISENGFGILVSRWRIFCTPMLLEPGKVKHIVLAALTLHNLLRSDMPSTLVDSEDAGTGDVTPGTWRTLTPVWEDFNPQCSNNYGIRAKLIRNEFKEYFNNEGVVPWQWRQCGIV from the exons ATGGCCACCGCGAGAGATGCAAAGAAGAGACGAGCGTTGGCAGCCTTGATATTAGTTGACCTTTTCGAAGAGGAAGGCCAAAAAAATGTCGCTCGTAAAAGAAACAGAGTATTCTGGACAAGAGACTGgataaaaagaagaagaaccAGAGGAGTTTATCATCAATTGGTCaaagaacttgaacttgaagACGAAGTTGCATATACGGAGTACTTTCGAGTAAATGGGCAGAAATTTCGATTCCTCGTGGACAGTGTGGGTTATGCAATTAAAAAGAAAGACACCTTGATGCGTGAAAGCATAAGGCCTGATGAAAGAATAGCAGTGACTCTAAGATGTCTAGCCACTGGGGAAACATTCAAGTCGCTTGAGTATAGCTTTCGTATAAGTCGTACTTGTATTTCCTCCATCGTTGTCGAGACGTGCCAAGCAATATTTGATATTCTAGGGCCACGATACTTGAATACACCGTCCTCCCAAGAAGAGTGGGAATCTGTTGCTCAGCGTTTTGAAAGTCGCTGGAACTTTCCAAACGGAATTGGAGCTTTGGATGGGAAGAGAATCTTGATCCAACAGCCTCAAAATTCTGGGTCAAGATATTATGACTACAAAGGTCATAGCAGTATAATTTTGATGGCTGTCTTTGGGGGTGACTATGAATGCCTTTGGGCAGATGTGGGGGCCAATGGGCGTGCATCAGATGGTGGTGTATGGCAAAGAAGTGATCTCAAGAGCTTACTTAGTTCTGAAGCTAATCCACTGAACCTACCAGATGCTAGACCACTCCCTGGCAGGGTCATGCCTGTACCATATGTGCTAACTGGGGATGATGCCTTTGCCTTAACAGACTATCTCTTGAAGCCATATCCTCAAAGTAAGATGACAGTTGAGGAGAGGATTTTTAATTACAGGTTATCTCGGATGAGAAGGATTTCAGAAAATGGATTTGGAATCCTTGTTAGCAGATGGAGAATCTTTTGTACCCCAATGTTACTTGAGCCTGGAAAAGTGAAGCACATAGTCTTGGCAGCACTTACCCTCCATAATCTACTAAG GTCTGACATGCCGAGCACCCTTGTTGACTCAGAAGACGCAGGCACTGGTGATGTAACACCTGGCACATGGAGAACTCTTACTCCAGTATGGGAGGACTTTAACCCCCAGTGCAGCAATAATTATGGGATCAGAGCAAAGCTGATAAGAAATGAGTTCAAGGAGTACTTTAATAATGAGGGTGTTGTGCCCTGGCAATGGCGACAGTGTGGCATTGTTTGA
- the LOC136931088 gene encoding galactose-1-phosphate uridylyltransferase-like isoform X1 translates to MANEERVLSDKGKAFDFTEFQHTRYNPLRGEWILVSPHRMKRPWKGQTEKPQEDAIPRWDPKNPLCPRTVRASGKENPDYTSTYVFENDFPALLQDEAPSPDQSVHPLLKCEPAQGTCRVMCFHPWSDLTLPVMSIDEILAVIKEWISQYRELSQMYRWVQIFENKGAVMGCSNPHPHCQIWASSFLPNEAAAEDRTQKEYLQEHNVPMLVEYARLEEEQKVRIVVDNKDWIVVVPFWATWPYEVLLLPRRHVLRLSDLTEEEQKNLADIMKRLLIKYDNLFKVSFPYSMGWHGAPTGKQDKDCSHWQLHAHYYPPLLRSASVKKFMVGYEMLAQSQRDLTAEQAAEKLRNLPDIHYKKSKQNGVE, encoded by the exons atggcgaacgaagagCGCGTTTTATCTGACAAAGGAAAAGCTTTTGATTTCACTGAGTTTCAGCATACTAGATACAATCCTCTTCGTGGTGAATGGATTCTAGTTTCTCCGCACAGAATGAAGAGACCATGGAAAGGACAAACTGAAAAACCACAAGAAGATGCGATTCCGCGCTGGGATCCAAAGAACCCTCTTTGCCCACGAACAGTGCGCGCGAGTGGAAAG gaaaatccagacTATACGAGCACATATGTGTTTGAGAATGACTTCCCTGCGTTATTACAAGATGAAGCTCCTTCACCag atCAGTCAGTTCATCCATTACTTAAATGTGAACCAGCACAAGGAACCTG TCGAGTCATGTGCTTTCACCCATGGTCTGATCTGACACTTCCTGTTATGTCCATCGATGAAATTTTGGCCGTCATCAAAGAATGGATCAGCCAGTACCGCGAATTGAGCCAAATGTATCGATGGGTGCAG ATTTTTGAGAACAAAGGTGCAGTCATGGGATGCTCAAATCCGCATCCACATTGTCAA ATTTGGGCAAGCTCCTTTTTACCAAATGAAGCAGCTGCAGAG GACCGAACCCAGAAAGAATATCTACAAGAGCACAACGTTCCAATGTTAGTGGAATATGCAAGGCTTGAAGAAGAACAAAAG GTGCGCATTGTTGTGGACAATAAAGACTGGATTGTGGTTGTGCCTTTCTG GGCAACATGGCCTTATGAAGTTCTTCTCCTTCCAAGAAGACATGTTCTGAGACTGTCAGATCTTACGgaagaagaacaaaaaa ATCTTGCTGACATCATGAAAAGACTGCTTATCAAGTATGACAATTTGTTTAAAGTTTCATTTCCATACTCCATGGGATGGCATGGAGCACCAACTGGCAAACAGGACAAAGACTGTAG TCATTGGCAGCTACATGCACACTACTACCCTCCCTTACTGCGCTCTGCTTCG GTTAAGAAGTTCATGGTTGGTTACGAAATGTTAGCTCAGAGCCAAAGAGACCTGACAGCGGAGCAG GCAGCAGAGAAGCTAAGAAACCTCCCAGACATTCATTACAAG AAAAGTAAACAGAATGGCGTGGAATAA
- the LOC136931088 gene encoding galactose-1-phosphate uridylyltransferase-like isoform X2, which produces MKRPWKGQTEKPQEDAIPRWDPKNPLCPRTVRASGKENPDYTSTYVFENDFPALLQDEAPSPDQSVHPLLKCEPAQGTCRVMCFHPWSDLTLPVMSIDEILAVIKEWISQYRELSQMYRWVQIFENKGAVMGCSNPHPHCQIWASSFLPNEAAAEDRTQKEYLQEHNVPMLVEYARLEEEQKVRIVVDNKDWIVVVPFWATWPYEVLLLPRRHVLRLSDLTEEEQKNLADIMKRLLIKYDNLFKVSFPYSMGWHGAPTGKQDKDCSHWQLHAHYYPPLLRSASVKKFMVGYEMLAQSQRDLTAEQAAEKLRNLPDIHYKKSKQNGVE; this is translated from the exons ATGAAGAGACCATGGAAAGGACAAACTGAAAAACCACAAGAAGATGCGATTCCGCGCTGGGATCCAAAGAACCCTCTTTGCCCACGAACAGTGCGCGCGAGTGGAAAG gaaaatccagacTATACGAGCACATATGTGTTTGAGAATGACTTCCCTGCGTTATTACAAGATGAAGCTCCTTCACCag atCAGTCAGTTCATCCATTACTTAAATGTGAACCAGCACAAGGAACCTG TCGAGTCATGTGCTTTCACCCATGGTCTGATCTGACACTTCCTGTTATGTCCATCGATGAAATTTTGGCCGTCATCAAAGAATGGATCAGCCAGTACCGCGAATTGAGCCAAATGTATCGATGGGTGCAG ATTTTTGAGAACAAAGGTGCAGTCATGGGATGCTCAAATCCGCATCCACATTGTCAA ATTTGGGCAAGCTCCTTTTTACCAAATGAAGCAGCTGCAGAG GACCGAACCCAGAAAGAATATCTACAAGAGCACAACGTTCCAATGTTAGTGGAATATGCAAGGCTTGAAGAAGAACAAAAG GTGCGCATTGTTGTGGACAATAAAGACTGGATTGTGGTTGTGCCTTTCTG GGCAACATGGCCTTATGAAGTTCTTCTCCTTCCAAGAAGACATGTTCTGAGACTGTCAGATCTTACGgaagaagaacaaaaaa ATCTTGCTGACATCATGAAAAGACTGCTTATCAAGTATGACAATTTGTTTAAAGTTTCATTTCCATACTCCATGGGATGGCATGGAGCACCAACTGGCAAACAGGACAAAGACTGTAG TCATTGGCAGCTACATGCACACTACTACCCTCCCTTACTGCGCTCTGCTTCG GTTAAGAAGTTCATGGTTGGTTACGAAATGTTAGCTCAGAGCCAAAGAGACCTGACAGCGGAGCAG GCAGCAGAGAAGCTAAGAAACCTCCCAGACATTCATTACAAG AAAAGTAAACAGAATGGCGTGGAATAA